The sequence GACTAGTTTATACATATAATAGGTATAGTTATAGttatttttatataatctattttGACTTATATAACTAGCTAGTCCGAGCTCGTTTACTAAACGATCTTCAGGAAACTTGTGCTCGGTTATCGAGCTCTTAAAAAGTTGAGCTCGAGAATTGTCAACTGTATGTGGATGTTTAcgttttcatttatatgttaatttgTTGCATGgttcatattaaaaaaaaaaatatatatattgtttttttgATCCTTTGTGCTAGTTTAGTATCTTATCTTCATGAGTGAACCTGGTAGACAATTCTTGTGCTTTTGTCAGTTTGTGTTTGTTATGCTTGTTTACAACCTATTATACCTTATTACGAGCTAACGACAAGTACACAATTAGAGGGGCTGCTAATAACAATTACAGTTGTTTGAGCACTTAAGTATCAGCAAAAGGTTTAGCTTTGATAAGTTGGGTTCAATCTACTTGATGTTTAGTTATTTGCCTATTCTGCTGCTTTTTACTTGGCCTTGTTTTTATAGTTGTTTATAATAAATGGTTAACCTTTCAGATGCAAAGAGGTTGATTGGAAGGAGTTTCAGTGATGCCCAAGTTCAAGAAGACATAAAGTTGTGGCCTTTTAAGGTTACAGGCGGTCTTGGCGACACACCAACTATTGTTGTCTCATACAAAGGTCAAAAGAAGGAATTTTTGGTTGAAGAAATTTCGTCAATGATTCTTGCTAAGATGAAAGAAAGCGCTGAGACGTATCTTGGAGACGTTGTGAAGAATGCAGTTGTAACCGTCCCTGCTTATTTCAATGATTCACAACGTCAAGCTACAAAAGATGCATGCACTATTGCTGGCTTAAACGTTGTTCGTATGATCAACGAGCCTACTGCAGCTGCAATTGCACATGGTCTGAATAATAAGACATCTATTCGTGGCAAGATAAACGTGCTCGTTTTTGATTTGGGTGGTGGTACTTTTGATGTTTCTGTAATGACAATTGAGAAAGGCGATATTTTCAAGGTGAAAGGTGTTGCGGGTGACTCTCATTTAGGAGGTGAGGATTTTGATCACCGAATGGTGGAACATTGTGTTCAAGAATTTAAAAGGAAATTTAAATCGGATTTGAATGAGAACAAAAAAGCATTGGGAAGGTTGAGATTTGCTTGCGAGAAAGCTAAAAGGATTCTATCGTCTACTACTCAAATGTCAATCGAATTGGAATGTTTGCACGAAGGAGTTGACTTTTCTATGAAATTTACTCGAGCTAAATTTGAAGAGCTGAATAGTAGCTTCTTTGAAAAGTGCATTAAGACTGTTGAGAATTGTTTAAACGATGCTGGGATTAAGAAGTCGTGTGTAGATGAGATAATTCTCATTGGTGGGTCCACTAGGATACCGAAGGTACAACAAATGTTGCAGGACTTTTTTGATGGTAAGCAGCTATGCAAAAGTGTGAACCCTGATGAAGCTGTTGCATATGGTGCAGCCGTTTTGGCTGCAAAGTTGAATGGTTCGAGTAATAAGAGTGTTCAAGATGTGGTGTTATCGGATGTGACTCCTTTATCACTTGGTATTTCCGAATTGGAGATATTTTTACTGTAGTGATTCCAAAAAACACCCCTATTCCTACAAGTAATGCTGTAAATCAGTATACAGTTAATGACAACCAAACTTGGATGACTCTCAATGTATATCAAGGTGAAAGATCTAGGGCTTCAGATAACCACTTTTTGGGCCGGTTCAATGTTTTTGGACTACCGCCTGCTCCTAAAGGAGTTGCTAAAGTATTGGTGTCCTTTGAAATAGATGTTAATGGTATTCTTACGGTTACTGGTGGGGTAGTAGCAACTGGTAAGGTAGCGGAGCTTACAATCGACAATGAAAACAGAAGACTTTCGAATGACAAGATTGAGAGGATGGTACGAGAGGCTGAGCAGTACAAATTTGAGGACGTGGAATTTAAGAAGAAAGCGGATGCTTATAATGAGTTGGAAGATTGTTTGTACACAATGAAGAAGAAGATTAAAGACAAGAATGCTTTGAATATGTCTGGTGCGTTGTTGAAGGAAATGGAGAACGCCATTGTTGACACAACCAAGTGGCTTGAGGACAACCAAGATGCACGTTTTACTGAGCTTCAACTTAAGAAGATTCATCTAGAGTTTGTTTGCAAGCGACTGATTTAGCTCTTGATTATGGGCATTAAACTTTGAGAATGTTTAGGATTTTGTTTATTGTTTGCTTTTACTTCTGTTAGCTTTATGGATTATGGGCATTACATTTGTATTTGTCAGCTTCCAAGTATGAAAAGTTGATCTAATCTGATACACAAGGCCGTCTCGTCAATTCTAATTTTGCATATGGGCCCTGTTCAATTAACAAAAAATAGGCCTTTTTTGAATACAaaagttttatatatatgtatgaataagTTCAGTAAatactaacaaattaggttaagtactACTAGCTTTTTAGGCCCCTTTGGATTATGGGCCCTGTGCAAGCGCACGTGTTGCACGCCCTTAAATCCGCCCCTGCTGATACAAAGTAACTGATTGTGTACTATTCGATCGATTTTTATATTATAACATAGAATTTAACGATTATAAAGATCAAAAGTTGTGCCTAGCGTTCGAATTCTTCTCACCGTTTTCATGGATTGAATTCACTTCTCTTTATGTATAATGCTTTTTCGGCAAAAATAAAATACACATTTTAGTTGGGTATGGTTCTTAATTTTGTGGCCCATACCGGTACTAGCAGGACTAAAACGCATCAATTCTGTGTTTCAGTTTAGTTTAGTGCTTTTTTGGACAAGTGAAGTGGAACGCCGACCTTGGACCAAAGGGGTGGAACGTCTTGGCGTTCCTCAAGTGAAATTTTGAATCCAACTAGAGGAACACAAAGCACACGCATCATGTATGTTCATGATCATATTAACCTAGTAACTTTTCTTACCATTTAATCAAAAATCTCTTGAGTTACATACATTGTGACAATATTTTAATTGATTGATCTATCTATCTATTTAATTTGATTGATTTATCTATCTATAATACTCGtaataaatcataaatcataaatatAAGGCCACTTGCTATCGTTCAGTTCTTTAACATACATTTTCTCTGTCACATGAGCGCCACATCAACACAAATCCTTTAACATTCTTTTTACATTTCTTTCACTAAATCCTCACAATCATACACTAAAATATTACCCACATTGTACAATTAATTAAACATAAGGTACAAGAAATAAAACATATGGTCCCACAAAATTCCGTGAGACTTCCGTTACTATTGTAACAAACGGACCAAATAACATAATACTAACTATCATTGTTAGTGGGTGGCGGGACAATATACGCCTTTCACTATTTGGGTAACATGCCACTGCAAGTGGCCTAAGTATTAATGTGACAGGCGTCCAATTGAGTAGTCTATATAAGGGTAGGGAAAGATGCATTCAAACGACAGCGAGATAAAATTATATCCTCAACCACATATATAATGGGAGAATGGAGATGATTCTTCCAACGTGTGTTTTACTTCTTCCATCATGATTTCATGCTTTTTTTCTCTAAAATGTCCCTTAATATATTATAACAAAAAGTTTTAAAATATTTGTGTAAACCTATCATTAAGGGCATTTTAGACACTTTAGGTGAAACAAGTAAAAACCATGACGGAAATATCAATTCCCGAAAAATGAAATCTTCTGAAAGAACTTGAATGTGATAACTAGAGTTAATCATTTTTTCTTTCCAATCTGCTAACCTAGAGTGGAACTTCTCTGTGTACGGTTCCCAATCACGCATTTTGTTCATTTTCTGGCCAATAGGTAATACTTGGTATGTACACGGTAATGAACCTACCAGACATCCAATGCGACTAGCCATCCTTTCAATCGCTTCTATTGTACACCAATTCTATATAGGCAACTTTTTGAGAAGTTAACCTTCAACCCCGAGAATATTTCAAAATATTTTAGAAGCTCGGAGAGGTTACTTACATTTCCTATGCTCCGTTCAACAAAAAAGAGTGTGTCATCAACATAAAATCCCCTTTTGCCGAAAAAAAATCGACATATTATAGGTGTGAGATAACTACTTTATCATTTCGATTTTCAAACCTCTATATAAGTTCACTTCCATTTCTTGCTTAGTTAAGAGACTTAATCTCTCCGCGGCCATTATGAAGAGATAAAGAGATAGTGGGTCTCCTTGTCGGACTCCTCTTTTAAGCGTGAATTCCTTTGTTGGTGAGCCGTTTTCAAGGACCGAAACCGACGCCCATTCCAAACATGACTTATTCCAAGTCCTCCATTTCACCCCAAAACTCATTCCTTCCATTACACAAAACAAGAATTTCCAATTAATGCAATCAAAAGCTTTTTCGAATTCGGTTTTGAATAGTAAGAATTTTCTTTTTTGAATTTTCACATCGTCCACCACCTCATTCGCCACTAGAATTCCATCTAGAATGTATTTACGTTTAATGAAAGTGCTTTATTCATCCCCTATAACTTTATCAATGACTTTTTGGAGTCTATTCGAGACAATTTTGAgattattttataataactaacaCTGAGGCTAATAGCCGGTGATCACAATGATTGATGAGATCATTTATCTTTGATATTAATGCAATAGACGAAGCATTACATCCCTTGGATATTGATCCATGCATCAAGAACCATTCGATTGCAGCTTTAAGGTCATCTTTTAGGCGGCAAAAAAAATTCTTGCAGAAACTTAAATTGAAGCCATCCGGCCTTGAGGCATTGTTTGGTTCACATTATTTTATTGCATTCCATAGTTCATTGTCCGAGAATGATGCCTCAAGCATTTGGGAGTACGCACATATTCGTTTAAAAGGGAGTGATGCCATGTTTGATTATTCAGGCACATGCTCATGGTTGTCTTCAAAGAGTTTACTATAGAATTTGAATATCGAATTTTTCATTGCATTTGGGTTCTCGTTCCAGATTCCCTCAATGTGCAATCCTCTTATGTTGCACCTATTATTCTTTTGTTTAATTGATGCATGAAAAAACGAGATGTTGTCATCCTCCTCGACTACCCATTTTAGCCGAGCTTTTTGACGTAACATGTCCGATTTTTCATTCTGTTTTTGTAACCATTGAGCTCTAGTGTTTATCCATGTGGCCCACTCTTCCTTGGTTAAAGTTCCAGCATCAGCTTTCGATTCAAATATAGTCGTAGCTTTTTCCGAGACTCAATCTCCACATCAATTGCACCGAAGTTGCTTTTGCTCCAGATTCTTAGTGCTTCTTTAACGTTCTTTAACTTATCTCGTAGCACACAATCTAGTCTGGAACCAACAACCGATTTATTCCATGCTTCGGTTATTACTTTCTCATCGTCCTTGGATTCAAGCCAAATATCAAAAATTTTAAAGGGTTTTGGCCCGAAGCCTTCGTTTTTGTCTTTGAGTATAATCGGACAATTGTACAAAGTGTCTATCCAGGTTTATGGTACATCACCCCACGAATGTATAAATTCATCCGATACAAGACAACGGTCTAACTTGCTCGATTTTACCCCGTCATCACTAATTCTCGTAAAATGTTTTCTTAATAGTCGGACTTCGATTAACTTTGTTGTCTCGATGAAGTTGTTGAAACGATTGGCTCGTCTTTCGAGGGAATACACAATTAGGCGTCTATCACTTTATCTTCGTTAAAATCTCCTCCAATCACCCGCTACACATTTTGGTAATCCGTTAGACATTCTAAACTTTTCCAAAACTTTCTTTTTTTGGAATCTTTATGCGGCCATAGACATTATAATATGGATAATGATAATCATGTTATTATATActatgtatatattttattattatatacttTTGGATATGAAACGTTCTTTTAATAACAAATATATACTTTCTTTTGTCCCATAAAATACCCCTGGAttattgaacttatattattattctaagtaTAATTAAGAGTATAATAGATAATTAGGTGTATATGAATCAAAAAGTGGTGTTTGAGGATCATCTCCCTAACTAAATACTCCACATAATTTATAACTTCTAATCTTTTCTAAATTAAATAATCAAAtaaaaaaaaggaaaagaaattgGAAAAGCCCCATTTTTTCTGGATTTTGTAACCATAAAATCGTATAGAAACGTATCTTGTTAATTATTtcaaaatttgattttgatttggatGTTTAACATTATctctactttatttatatagactaCGTCACgtttaaaactgaaaaaaaaaaaaaaaaaaatacaatcctAAACGAATTGACGTAAGAGTAATGGCGGAAGGAAGTGGAAACGGCGACGTTTTGGCGATTGGGATTGATCTCGGAACAACGTATTCATGTGTTGGTGCATTGAAAGATGGTCGTATTGAGATCATACCTAATGAACAAGGCAACAGAACGACACCGTCATGTGTTGCTTTCACTGATTCTGAACGATTTATTGGTGATGGTGCCAAAAATCAAGCACTTGTTAACTCGGCTAACACCATATTTGGTAACCATGCGTTTTATATTCTATTCTATTTACATCATTATGTTTCAtgtatttatgtattattattatttttatgtaatGTATATTTGATCATCAATCATAAAATAGGTTTTAAAGTCTGATAAATTCCAGAATAACTGCAGAAAACTTATGAGTAATTGTCTATATACATTGAAttgaatatataaaaaattaattaaCAGACTAAATGTATAGCAGGTGACCGGATGCAAGCAAAAAGAGGACCTTTATTATGTTtccatttactttttttttttttttttttttgaacggcaatgttagtggttagtctCACATATTCGCACCAGGAGGAAACCGAGGCCCCCACCCTTAAACCCTCCCATGCAGGGCAGGCGGATGGAAATCCACAGAAAACCCCCTGCCGATACTCGAACCCGGGTATCTCTCGAACCCATGAAGCATGGGTACCAATGAAGCAAAGCCCCATTGGCATGTTTCCATTTACTTATAACATGACCAAGATATTAAgttttattttatacatataataGTTTATTCAAAGAGAATTGCTCGCTTAACAAGTTGAACTTTAGTAGTTAGCGATGCTTTCTTAACAAACAGTTGACAATTCTTGCACCTTTGTTGGTTTGTGTTTGTTGTTTACAACTATATATACTCTGCAATTGTGACCCATACTTTCAAATTTAAATTTTGGAATTCCTAAATCTCAATAAATAGAGATAGGCCTAATGGGTCTTGtaaatgggtcaaacgggtcgaGCATAAAGATCATAATAAGTTTCATTCGTCAAACATATATGAAAGCATTTATTTATGGTTATACTCGTATTATATATGATGTATaccaatttatattatattttcttatatataaaattaaaatatatataataaatataaatataaataataaattataataactaaaataaGTTTTTTTGACCCCCATGACCTATTTCGACTCGTTACCCAATCCAAGCTAACCCACCTGAACGTTCAATAAACTGACCTGTTTGACCCATGATCAATTTCAACCCAATACCATTTTGACCTATTACCCTAACTGACCCAATCTGAcccgacccgtttgccaggtatattTACAACCTATTATACCTTATTAAGAGCTAACGACAAGCACACATTTAAATGGGCTGCTACTAACAGTTACAATTGATTGAGCACTTAAGTTTCTGCAGAAGGTTTGTTAGCTTTTATAAGCTGGGTTCTCATAATCTACCTGATGTTTATTTTAGATGGCAACTTGTTTAACAAATTATCAACCTTTCAGATGCAAAGAGGTTGATTGGAAGGAGTTTCAGTGATCCACAAGTGCAAGATGACATAAAGTTATGGCCTTTTAAGGTTACAGGTGGTCTTGGCGACACACCAACTATTGTTGTCTCATACAAAGGACAAAAAAAGGAATTTTTGGTTGAAGAAATTTCGTCAATGATTCTTGCTAAGATGAAAGAAAGCGCTGAAACGTATCTTGGAGATGTTGTGAAGAATGCCGTTGTAACCGTCCCTGCTTATTTCAATGATTCACAACGTCAAGCTACAAAAGATGCAGGCAATATTGCTGGCTTAAACGTTGTTCGTATGATCAACGAGCCTACTGCAGCTGCAATTGCATATGGTCTGAATTACAAGACATCTATTCGTAGCAAGATAAACGCGCTCGTTTTCGATTTGGGTGGTGGTACTTTCGATGTCTCTGTAATGACTATTGAGAAAGGTGATATTTTTGAGGTGAAAGGTGTCGCGGGTGACAGTCATTTAGGAGGTGAGGATTTTGATCATCGAATGGTGGAACATTGTGTTGAAGAATTTAAAAGGAAATTTAAATTGGATTTAAACGAGAATAAAAGAGCGTTGGGTCGGTTGAGATTTGCTTGCGAGAAAGCTAAAAGGATTCTTTCGTCTACTACTCAAACGACAATCAAATTGGATTGTTTGCACGATGGAATAGATTTTTCTATGAAATTTACTCGAGCTAAATTTGAAGAGCTGAATAGTAGCTTCTTTGAAAAGTGCATTAAGACTGTTGAGAATTGTTTAAACGATGCAGGGATTAAGAAGTCGTGTGTAGATGAGATAATTCTCGTTGGTGGGTCCACTAGGATACCGAAGGTACAACAAATGTTGCAGGAGTTTTTTGATGGTAAGCAGCTATGCAAAAGTGTGAACCCTGATGAAGCTGTTGCATATGGTGCAGCTGTTTTGGCTGCAAACTTGAGTGGTACGAGTAACAAGAGTGTTCAAGATGTGGTGTTATCCGATGTAACTCCTTTGTCTCTTGGTATAGAATTATACAGAGATAAATTCAGTGTTGTGATTCCGAAAAACACCCCTATTCCTACAAGTAAGGCTCAAACTTACGTGACAGCTATTGACGAACTAACTTTGGTGGATGTCAAAGTATATCACGGCGAAAGATGTAGAGCTACTGATAACCACTTTTTGGGTAAGTTCACCGTTGATGGACTACCGTGTCTACCTAAAGGAGAAGCTGAAGTATTGGTATGCTTTGAAATAGATGCTAACGGTATCCTTACTGTTACTGGTGGGGTAGTAGCTACAGGTAAGGTAGCGAAAATTACAATCGACAATGAAAAGAGAAGACTTTCGAAGGACGAGATTGAGAGGATGTTAAAAGAGGCTGAGCGGTATAAATTTGAGGATGCTGAATTTAAGAAGAAAGCAGATGCTCGTTACGAGTTGGAAGATTATGTGTACAACATGAGGAAGAAGATTAATGAGAAGAATGGTAAGAATTTGTCTGATGAGAAGTTGAAGGAAATGGAGAACGCCATTGTTGATACATCCAAGTGGCTTGAGGATAACCAAGATGCACCTTTTGCTGAGCTTCAAGTTAAGAAGATTCGCCTTGAGTTTGTTTGCAAACTACAGATTTAGCTCTTGATTATGGGCATTAAACTTTGAGAATATTTAGGATTTTTGTTTATCGTTAATCACAGGTTTCGTGTTTTTTTCTCGCTCATTCCCATCGCTAATACGTGTTgtgtaaattattattttatcatatgtatataaattaaatttaattGATTCATATGGTTACATTGGGATTTGCCTTGAGAGTTGAGATTTACAGTAAGAGATATAATGGAACCTATTAATATGTAggattatttttgtaatgttatcaTTAATTTTTGAGAAAGAGACTTACATTAACATATAAATAGAATAAGGCTCTTGAAGGATAAGGGTACGTCAACAAAAATAAGAAGTTGAACTATATCGTGAATGTGATTGTGGTCTTGTGGGGTCGGATGCTCCCCAAACGAATGGGGCCAGAGACGACATGTTTGTTAGTTAATTTGACTAATGTTGCTAGGTGTAATAGTGGAGGAAGGTTGCATTGTATTTGTTCGGACACAAATTGTGTAGGTTTTTGTCGAGAATGTGTCACGTATTTAGTAAATTTAGTGGGTCGGGGTGAAGAAATATGGTTCGAAAGGCAACGTAAAGGATAAGGCATAAAAAAAAGATTGTAACGGTTAATTCATTTAGTTTACGTGATGAAAGTAAAGTTGATCCAAAATTCGGTTAAAGATGCTAAAGTGGACGGGCCTTGCAAGTGTTCTTACATTGGCTCGGGTTTGGGACGTTCGTTAAAAAAGGGGTTTTTTTCGAGGAGTTTAGATTGTGTGGTTTTAGTTCTCCCCGGTCAAGTTCTAACAATGGTGACGGCACGGGAAATGGTGCAAACTTTTCGTTCAAAGCGAGAGCGGGCAATGGCGTCGACACCAACATCATAGGCAATGAGACCATCGATTAGCGGGCTTTGGTTTTCTTGTGTTATTTAGTAGTTGTATCCGCTGCTAATTTTGTTCTCTATTTTAGTGTTTGTGTTGTAGCTTGTTTGTGGCTTTGTTTGGTGACTCTCGGAA comes from Rutidosis leptorrhynchoides isolate AG116_Rl617_1_P2 chromosome 4, CSIRO_AGI_Rlap_v1, whole genome shotgun sequence and encodes:
- the LOC139842701 gene encoding heat shock cognate 70 kDa protein-like codes for the protein MAEGSGNGDVLAIGIDLGTTYSCVGALKDGRIEIIPNEQGNRTTPSCVAFTDSERFIGDGAKNQALVNSANTIFDAKRLIGRSFSDPQVQDDIKLWPFKVTGGLGDTPTIVVSYKGQKKEFLVEEISSMILAKMKESAETYLGDVVKNAVVTVPAYFNDSQRQATKDAGNIAGLNVVRMINEPTAAAIAYGLNYKTSIRSKINALVFDLGGGTFDVSVMTIEKGDIFEVKGVAGDSHLGGEDFDHRMVEHCVEEFKRKFKLDLNENKRALGRLRFACEKAKRILSSTTQTTIKLDCLHDGIDFSMKFTRAKFEELNSSFFEKCIKTVENCLNDAGIKKSCVDEIILVGGSTRIPKVQQMLQEFFDGKQLCKSVNPDEAVAYGAAVLAANLSGTSNKSVQDVVLSDVTPLSLGIELYRDKFSVVIPKNTPIPTSKAQTYVTAIDELTLVDVKVYHGERCRATDNHFLGKFTVDGLPCLPKGEAEVLVCFEIDANGILTVTGGVVATGKVAKITIDNEKRRLSKDEIERMLKEAERYKFEDAEFKKKADARYELEDYVYNMRKKINEKNGKNLSDEKLKEMENAIVDTSKWLEDNQDAPFAELQVKKIRLEFVCKLQI